In one window of Neofelis nebulosa isolate mNeoNeb1 chromosome 15, mNeoNeb1.pri, whole genome shotgun sequence DNA:
- the SLAMF9 gene encoding LOW QUALITY PROTEIN: SLAM family member 9 (The sequence of the model RefSeq protein was modified relative to this genomic sequence to represent the inferred CDS: deleted 2 bases in 1 codon; substituted 1 base at 1 genomic stop codon): MSPLIKRGSIPDSDKFWDVEALGFGACSWPQTLADDRGALGRPEAKALELPESRAISEKHISQARTLPVVTLCRLISFDTSFRSTAARQAEQVRLGGPETPAGPLPPSPPFPAADGDSGDGVEAEEVVAALQESVSLPLEVPCNDKVEDVVWSSRIRLATVVPGREGQPATITVTNARYAGRVSFPDPSYSLLTSNLSWGDSGPYKAQVNLRTSQISAKQRYSLRVYRNAKGRSVYLSSCPGNPGSRCYGGWVLLVSVYVKGLSGDTPFTPLLRSCNVSLMCSVEKAGLDVTHSWLSWEHGPETLTVREGSALSVSRRPGDNALSYTCRATNPVSSVRSRLVLARPFCADPGYALDTSTYFCLXAKGLLFSFLVVTLAVGLWLI, encoded by the exons ATGTCACCTCTGATAAAACGAGGCAGCATCCCAGATTCTGATAAATTCTGGGACGTCGAAGCGCTGGGCTTTGGAGCCTGCTCT TGGCCCCAGACCCTGGCCGATGACCGAGGGGCTCTGGGTCGTCCTGAGGCCAAAGCCCTTGAGCTTCCCGAGTCGCGGGCTATCAGTGAGAAGCACATCTCACAGGCACGGACCCTCCCGGTTGTCACCCTTTGCAGGCTCATTTCCTTTGACACCTCATTTCGTTCCACCGCTGCCCGGCAGGCGGAGCAGGTGCG GCTCGGTGGCCCTGAGACACCGGCGGGGCCTttgcctccttctcctcctttccctgcagCAGACGGGGATTCTGGAGATGGCGTGGAGGCCGAGGAAGTAGTCGCTGCGCTTCAGGAGTCCGTCAGCCTTCCCCTGGAGGTACCATGCAACGACAAGGTCGAGGACGTCGTCTGGTCCTCTCGCATAAGGCTTGCCACGGTGGttccagggagagagggacagccGGCTACCATCACGGTGACCAACGCTCGATACGCGGGCAGAGTGAGCTTCCCGGACCCCAGCTACTCCCTGCTCACCAGCAATCTGAGCTGGGGGGACTCAGGGCCTTACAAGGCTCAGGTCAACCTGAGGACGTCCCAGATCTCCGCCAAGCAGCGTTACAGTCTCCGTGTCTACC gAAATGCCAAAGGCAGGTCTGTCTACCTTAGCAGCTGCCCGGGGAACCCTGGAAGCAGATGTTATGGTGGATGGGTTCTGTTAGTCTCTGTTTACGTGAAGGGACTCTCAGGGGACACACCCTTCACCCCACTATTGAGGAGCTGTAATGTGTCCTTGATGTGTTCCGTAGAGAAGGCGGGCCTGGATGTGACCCACAGCTGGCTGTCCTGGGAACATGGCCCTGAGACACTG ACAGTCCgtgagggctctgccctcagcGTGTCCCGGAGACCTGGGGACAATGCCCTCTCCTATACCTGCAGGGCCACCAACCCCGTCAGCAGCGTCCGTTCCCGTCTGGTCCTTGCCAGGCCCTTCTGTGCAG ATCCTGGCTATGCCTTGGACACGTCCACTTACTTCTGCCTCTGAGCCAAAGGGCTGCTGTTCTCCTTCCTCGTGGTCACTCTGGCCGTGGGGCTCTGGCTCATCTGA